The Falsibacillus albus genome contains a region encoding:
- a CDS encoding phage major capsid protein yields MGNKQKIEKLQKDIDELLSAIEMVRSVRGYNLTEDTEKRLQKESDRAEKMINELERLQKQEERGNVKMAKEMKMEKRSVTGFETELRTLSTTANGTAVIPENVQNEIIKKMEEVSPAFKQARKLPSNNGSLKVAKENDAVSGGFFGEGEDILEEAINFTNVELKQKRLGAAASLSNQLINDSAVDIVSYVNDLLGRRVAKVAEQAIFKGDGANEFSGIMLETAVNETEYSLATELDMDSFMDVYTSLHPTFLDGAAFYMSRSFFNKAVKLKDAMGHYYMQNAVVNGKPTYTLFNRPVFVTEALDAGDTVGQVPVVFANLGQAYSILVKQEMNLRQIIDGQQALRGSQLLVLDGYMDGAVTNHAAIAKLTVTA; encoded by the coding sequence ATGGGAAACAAGCAAAAGATTGAAAAGCTTCAAAAAGATATTGATGAACTCTTATCAGCTATTGAAATGGTTCGATCAGTTCGTGGCTACAACTTGACTGAAGATACTGAAAAGCGTCTTCAAAAAGAATCTGATCGAGCTGAAAAGATGATCAATGAACTTGAAAGATTACAAAAACAAGAAGAAAGAGGTAATGTTAAAATGGCAAAAGAAATGAAAATGGAAAAACGTTCTGTTACAGGTTTTGAAACGGAGCTACGAACTTTATCTACAACAGCGAATGGAACTGCGGTTATTCCAGAAAACGTTCAAAATGAAATTATCAAGAAAATGGAAGAAGTATCTCCTGCTTTCAAACAAGCGCGTAAACTTCCTTCTAATAATGGTAGTTTAAAAGTTGCTAAAGAAAATGATGCGGTATCTGGTGGTTTCTTTGGAGAAGGAGAAGATATTCTTGAAGAAGCAATCAACTTTACTAACGTTGAACTTAAGCAAAAACGTTTAGGAGCAGCAGCTAGTTTATCTAATCAACTGATCAATGACTCAGCAGTTGATATCGTTTCCTACGTAAATGATTTACTTGGTCGTCGTGTTGCTAAGGTTGCAGAACAAGCAATCTTCAAAGGAGATGGAGCTAATGAATTCTCTGGAATCATGCTAGAAACAGCAGTTAATGAAACAGAGTATTCTCTTGCAACAGAACTTGATATGGATAGCTTCATGGATGTATATACTTCTCTTCATCCAACATTCTTAGATGGAGCTGCGTTTTATATGTCTCGTTCATTCTTCAACAAAGCAGTAAAGTTGAAAGATGCTATGGGTCATTACTATATGCAAAATGCGGTAGTAAACGGTAAACCAACATATACATTATTCAATCGCCCAGTATTTGTTACTGAAGCTCTTGATGCTGGAGATACTGTTGGACAAGTTCCAGTTGTATTTGCTAACTTAGGTCAAGCTTATTCTATCTTGGTAAAACAAGAAATGAATCTTCGTCAAATCATTGATGGACAGCAAGCTCTTCGTGGTAGCCAATTGCTAGTTCTTGACGGTTATATGGACGGAGCAGTTACGAATCATGCTGCAATCGCTAAGTTAACAGTAACTGCTTAA
- a CDS encoding phage portal protein, producing MANPSIWNRSKKQSEHDYFSTAIFSSRPPAMITEEEALQIPAVKAAVDLISNSISMLPIYLYQQTSDDEIKKITDTRISTLNSISNRNDTGQSMKKKIVQDFLLHGRSFIYRKGTELYHLPAKKVEVKYFTEDSVTVSERKFVYYGYETVTFSEDEVFMIDGSSNGVLIDGGKILTQASGQIDYSSSLLSNAAVPVGILQATSRLTERAIDRLRTSFENLYGGAKKAGRTLILEEGLDYKPLSLKPDELQLTESNKQVISEIARLFNIPESMISASANKYNSLEQNGVQYLQSTLGPILTAIERALDKDLLDDIERQIGYNFRFDTSEILRTTEEQKLKATAEAFNKGLLTFNQAAYRLDLPKEQKDFRLLSIGNVMKYEDGQMVYLNLGPQPNQPEVNSSNGKQAKD from the coding sequence ATGGCAAATCCATCTATATGGAATCGTTCTAAAAAACAATCTGAGCATGATTATTTTTCTACTGCAATTTTTTCTAGTCGTCCGCCAGCAATGATTACAGAAGAAGAAGCTCTTCAAATTCCTGCTGTAAAGGCTGCTGTTGATTTGATTTCAAACTCAATTTCAATGCTTCCTATTTATTTGTATCAGCAGACTTCTGATGACGAAATAAAAAAGATCACGGATACAAGAATTAGTACGTTAAATTCCATTTCAAACAGAAATGACACAGGTCAATCAATGAAAAAGAAAATCGTTCAAGATTTCTTGTTACATGGAAGATCATTTATCTATAGAAAAGGAACTGAGCTTTATCATCTGCCTGCAAAAAAGGTTGAAGTTAAATACTTTACAGAAGACAGCGTTACAGTATCTGAACGTAAGTTTGTTTACTACGGATATGAGACAGTTACTTTTTCTGAAGATGAAGTTTTTATGATTGATGGTTCAAGCAACGGAGTTTTGATTGATGGAGGAAAAATTTTGACTCAAGCATCTGGTCAAATTGATTACTCTTCATCTTTGCTTTCAAATGCTGCAGTTCCAGTTGGTATATTGCAAGCTACTTCAAGGCTAACGGAAAGAGCAATCGATCGTCTTAGAACTTCATTTGAAAACCTATACGGCGGAGCTAAAAAAGCTGGTCGTACATTAATTCTTGAAGAAGGTCTTGATTACAAGCCTTTATCACTAAAGCCTGATGAACTTCAACTTACTGAATCAAACAAACAAGTTATTTCTGAAATAGCAAGATTGTTTAATATTCCAGAATCCATGATTTCTGCTTCAGCTAACAAATACAACAGCTTGGAACAGAATGGAGTTCAATATCTTCAATCAACTCTTGGTCCTATCTTGACTGCTATTGAAAGAGCTCTCGATAAAGATCTTCTTGATGACATTGAACGACAGATTGGTTACAACTTCAGATTCGATACTTCAGAAATTCTGCGTACGACTGAAGAACAAAAATTAAAGGCTACTGCTGAAGCGTTCAACAAAGGACTATTAACTTTCAATCAAGCAGCTTATCGATTGGATCTACCAAAAGAACAAAAAGACTTCAGACTTCTTTCAATTGGAAATGTCATGAAATATGAAGATGGCCAAATGGTTTATCTGAACCTTGGTCCTCAACCAAATCAACCGGAGGTGAATTCTTCAAATGGGAAACAAGCAAAAGATTGA